A genomic segment from Polyangium mundeleinium encodes:
- the pheS gene encoding phenylalanine--tRNA ligase subunit alpha, giving the protein MSAADPVQAIKAIEEGLSALGTRYRDAFAAATNEQALRLEHARVLGKKGELTAVLALMRHVPGDQKATVGSRVNAFKEEVEAAFEARLKAIARAAREAELRGLPYDLSLPGRLELGRGHFHPIAQVRDELLAIFRDLGFVAEAGPEIELEENNFTKLAFPPDHPATDMQDSFWLGPGLLLRTHTTTVQPREFLLRKPPLAVVMAGSVYRRDDDVTHSPMFHQIDGFLVDEKVSFAELQGVITAFIERLYGPGLPVRFRPSYFPFVEPGAEVDCGCVFCRQADGTYAGCRVCKHTGWLEVLGCGMIHPDVFRQCGLDPERYSGFAFGMGLDRLAMLRYGIPNIRLLFESDPRFLSQF; this is encoded by the coding sequence GTGAGCGCCGCGGATCCTGTCCAGGCGATCAAGGCCATCGAGGAGGGCCTGTCCGCGCTCGGCACGCGGTACCGCGACGCGTTCGCGGCCGCGACGAACGAGCAGGCCCTTCGCCTCGAACACGCCCGCGTCCTCGGCAAGAAGGGCGAGCTCACCGCCGTCCTCGCGCTGATGCGCCACGTCCCCGGCGACCAGAAGGCCACGGTCGGCAGCCGGGTCAACGCCTTCAAAGAAGAGGTCGAGGCCGCCTTCGAAGCGCGCCTCAAGGCGATCGCCCGCGCCGCTCGCGAGGCCGAGCTCCGCGGACTCCCCTACGACCTCAGCTTGCCGGGCCGGCTCGAGCTCGGCCGCGGCCATTTCCATCCCATCGCGCAGGTTCGTGACGAGCTGCTCGCGATCTTCCGCGACCTCGGCTTCGTCGCCGAGGCCGGGCCCGAGATCGAGCTCGAAGAAAACAACTTCACGAAGCTCGCGTTCCCGCCCGATCACCCCGCAACGGACATGCAGGACAGCTTCTGGCTCGGGCCGGGCCTGCTCCTGCGCACGCACACGACGACGGTTCAGCCGCGTGAGTTCTTGCTCCGCAAGCCGCCGCTCGCCGTGGTGATGGCAGGCTCCGTGTACCGCCGCGACGACGACGTCACGCACTCGCCGATGTTCCACCAGATCGACGGCTTCCTCGTCGACGAGAAGGTGAGCTTCGCGGAGCTCCAGGGCGTCATCACGGCCTTCATCGAGCGCCTCTACGGCCCGGGCCTGCCGGTGCGGTTCCGGCCGAGCTACTTCCCGTTCGTCGAGCCCGGCGCCGAGGTCGATTGCGGCTGCGTCTTCTGCCGACAGGCCGACGGCACCTACGCCGGATGCCGCGTCTGCAAGCACACGGGGTGGCTCGAAGTGCTCGGCTGCGGGATGATCCATCCGGACGTCTTCCGTCAGTGCGGCCTGGATCCCGAGCGGTACAGCGGCTTCGCCTTCGGCATGGGCCTCGATCGTCTGGCGATGCTCCGCTACGGCATCCCGAACATCCGCCTGCTCTTCGAGAGCGATCCGCGCTTCTTGTCTCAGTTCTGA
- the carB gene encoding carbamoyl-phosphate synthase large subunit, whose amino-acid sequence MPRRDDLRKILLIGSGPIIIGQACEFDYSGTQGAKALAAEGYEVILVNSNPATIMTDPELAYRTYVEPLDVPTLTAILEHERPDAILPTLGGQTALNLALALDAEGVLARLGIELIGASPAAIRKAEDRALFKAAMERIGLTCPRSGHVKSVEEARALAETSGPWGAPLGYPVIVRPSFTLGGTGGGIAFRPEELDAKVRWAIEQSPTHETLIEESVLGWKEFELEVIRDKADNFIVICSIENIDPMGVHTGDSITCAPSMTLTDREYQRLRNAARAVMTEIGVETGGSNVQFAVNPEDGRFVVIEMNPRVSRSSALASKATGYPIAKIAAKLAVGYRLDELTNDITGTSAAFEPTIDYVVVKWPRFAFEKFPGADRRLGPQMKSVGEVMSIGRTFAEALQKAARSLEIGRDGLESLLGKVDYRQLGSDPNQARDMLMDAPREPSVPVEMPPASHEDLVAALEKIVGVPVADRLFYVADAVRLGIPLEALYEATRIDRWFLSQIDRIVRFERTLAEVAKEKGTLDEGTLRDAKRLGFSDRAIARLVGRTEDEVRALRMTLGVRAVFGRVDTCAAEFVAKTPYLYSTYERESEAAPSGRRKVVILGGGPNRIGQGIEFDYCCVHAAFALRDLGFETIMVNCNPETVSTDYDTSDRLYFEPLTFEDVLSICDEERKDGELVGVVVQYGGQTPLKLSVPLARAGIPILGTPADAIDRAEDRGRFDALLTKLGLKRPRAAVASSVEEAIGAARSIGYPVLVRPSYVLGGRAMMICHEEKELEAYIHAAVEAAREAGTHTILVDEFLEDAIEVDVDALGDGREVVIGGVMQHIEEAGIHSGDSSCVLPPHSLPLEVVASIEQTRQLALELGVIGLMNIQFAVKGGAIFVLEVNPRASRTVPFVSKATGRPLAKIAAQVMAGKTLAELGITDGVMPQHVAVKESVFPFAKFPGVDTQLGPEMRSTGEVMGIAPTFAHAFGKALRASGMQLPNTGCAFISVKNDDKPAACVIARRLRALGFTILATSGTAQALARARIPATPINKVNEGSPHVVDAMKAGEVALVVNTTVGARSIRDSYPIRRNALLANVPYFTTMAAAMAAVDVLEASAHDARASYRVRSLQEWNPSS is encoded by the coding sequence ATGCCGCGCCGTGACGATCTGAGAAAGATCCTGCTGATCGGCTCTGGTCCCATCATCATCGGACAAGCGTGCGAGTTCGACTACTCGGGAACGCAGGGCGCGAAGGCGCTCGCGGCCGAGGGGTACGAGGTCATCCTCGTCAATTCGAACCCGGCGACGATCATGACGGACCCAGAGCTCGCGTACCGAACGTACGTGGAGCCGCTCGACGTACCGACGTTGACGGCGATCCTCGAACACGAGCGGCCCGATGCGATCCTGCCGACGCTTGGTGGTCAAACGGCCTTGAACCTGGCGCTCGCGCTCGACGCGGAAGGGGTGCTCGCGCGGCTCGGGATCGAGCTCATCGGCGCGAGCCCCGCGGCGATCCGCAAGGCCGAGGATCGCGCGCTGTTCAAGGCGGCGATGGAGCGCATCGGGCTCACGTGTCCGCGGTCGGGGCATGTGAAGAGCGTGGAGGAGGCGCGCGCGCTGGCCGAGACGTCGGGGCCTTGGGGCGCGCCGCTCGGGTATCCGGTGATCGTGCGGCCGAGCTTCACGCTCGGGGGCACGGGCGGCGGGATCGCGTTCCGGCCGGAGGAGCTCGATGCGAAGGTGCGCTGGGCGATCGAGCAGTCGCCGACGCACGAGACGCTGATCGAGGAGAGCGTGCTCGGCTGGAAAGAGTTCGAGCTCGAAGTGATCCGCGACAAGGCGGACAACTTCATCGTGATCTGCTCGATCGAGAACATCGATCCGATGGGTGTGCACACGGGCGACTCGATCACGTGCGCGCCCTCGATGACGCTGACCGATCGCGAGTACCAGCGGCTCCGGAACGCGGCGCGCGCGGTGATGACGGAGATCGGGGTGGAGACGGGCGGATCGAACGTCCAGTTCGCGGTGAACCCCGAGGACGGTCGGTTCGTGGTGATCGAGATGAACCCGCGCGTGTCGCGGTCGAGCGCGCTCGCCTCGAAGGCGACGGGGTATCCGATCGCGAAGATCGCGGCGAAGCTCGCGGTGGGCTACCGGCTCGACGAGCTGACGAACGACATCACGGGCACGAGCGCGGCGTTCGAGCCGACGATCGACTACGTGGTCGTGAAGTGGCCGCGCTTCGCCTTCGAAAAATTCCCCGGTGCGGATCGGCGGCTGGGGCCGCAGATGAAGAGCGTCGGCGAGGTGATGTCGATCGGGCGCACGTTCGCCGAGGCGTTGCAGAAGGCGGCGCGCTCGCTGGAGATCGGGCGTGATGGCCTGGAGTCGCTGCTCGGCAAGGTCGACTACCGGCAGCTCGGCAGTGACCCGAACCAAGCGCGCGACATGTTGATGGACGCGCCGCGCGAGCCGTCGGTGCCCGTGGAGATGCCGCCGGCGAGCCACGAGGATCTGGTCGCGGCGCTGGAGAAGATCGTCGGCGTGCCCGTCGCGGATCGCCTCTTCTACGTGGCGGACGCAGTGCGGCTCGGGATCCCGCTGGAGGCGCTGTACGAGGCGACGCGCATCGATCGCTGGTTCCTGTCGCAGATCGATCGGATCGTGCGGTTCGAGCGGACGCTCGCGGAGGTCGCGAAGGAGAAGGGCACGCTCGACGAGGGCACGCTGCGTGATGCGAAGCGGCTCGGCTTCTCGGATCGGGCGATTGCGCGGCTCGTCGGGCGGACGGAGGACGAGGTGCGCGCGCTACGGATGACGCTCGGCGTGCGCGCAGTGTTCGGCCGCGTGGACACGTGCGCGGCGGAGTTCGTGGCGAAGACGCCGTACCTCTACTCGACGTACGAGCGCGAGAGCGAGGCCGCGCCGAGCGGACGTCGCAAGGTGGTCATCCTGGGCGGCGGGCCGAACCGGATCGGGCAGGGGATCGAGTTCGACTACTGCTGCGTGCATGCAGCGTTCGCGCTGCGGGACCTCGGGTTCGAGACCATCATGGTCAACTGCAACCCGGAGACGGTCTCGACTGACTACGACACGTCCGACCGGCTCTACTTCGAGCCGCTGACGTTCGAGGACGTGCTCTCGATCTGCGACGAGGAGCGCAAGGACGGTGAGCTCGTCGGTGTCGTGGTGCAGTACGGCGGGCAGACGCCGCTGAAGCTCTCGGTGCCGCTCGCGCGCGCCGGCATCCCGATCCTCGGCACGCCCGCGGACGCGATCGATCGCGCCGAGGATCGAGGTCGCTTCGACGCGCTGCTCACGAAGCTCGGCCTCAAGCGTCCGCGCGCGGCGGTTGCGTCGAGCGTCGAGGAGGCGATCGGGGCGGCGCGATCGATCGGCTACCCCGTGCTCGTGCGACCTTCGTACGTGCTCGGCGGGCGGGCGATGATGATCTGCCACGAGGAGAAGGAGCTCGAGGCGTACATCCACGCGGCGGTCGAGGCCGCGCGCGAGGCCGGCACGCACACGATCCTCGTGGACGAGTTCTTGGAGGACGCGATCGAGGTGGACGTCGACGCGCTCGGCGACGGTCGCGAGGTCGTGATCGGCGGCGTGATGCAGCACATCGAGGAGGCCGGGATCCACTCGGGCGACTCGTCGTGTGTGTTACCGCCGCATTCGCTGCCGCTCGAGGTGGTGGCGTCGATCGAGCAGACGCGGCAGCTCGCGCTGGAGCTCGGCGTCATCGGCCTCATGAACATACAGTTCGCGGTGAAGGGCGGTGCGATCTTCGTCCTCGAGGTGAACCCGCGTGCGTCGCGCACCGTGCCCTTCGTGTCGAAGGCGACGGGCCGGCCGCTCGCGAAGATCGCGGCGCAGGTGATGGCGGGCAAGACGCTCGCAGAGCTCGGCATCACGGACGGGGTCATGCCGCAACACGTGGCCGTGAAGGAGTCCGTCTTCCCGTTCGCGAAGTTCCCGGGCGTCGATACGCAGCTCGGTCCGGAGATGCGATCGACGGGCGAGGTGATGGGCATCGCGCCGACGTTCGCGCACGCGTTCGGCAAAGCGCTGCGAGCCTCGGGCATGCAGCTCCCGAACACGGGGTGCGCGTTCATCTCGGTGAAGAACGACGACAAACCCGCGGCGTGTGTCATCGCGCGGCGGCTGCGCGCGCTCGGCTTCACGATCCTCGCGACGAGCGGGACGGCGCAGGCGCTCGCCCGCGCGCGTATCCCCGCGACGCCCATCAACAAGGTGAACGAGGGCTCGCCACACGTCGTCGACGCGATGAAGGCAGGCGAGGTCGCGCTCGTCGTGAACACCACGGTTGGCGCGCGGTCGATCCGCGACAGCTACCCGATCCGGCGGAATGCTTTGCTCGCCAACGTTCCGTACTTCACGACGATGGCGGCCGCGATGGCCGCGGTCGACGTCCTGGAGGCGAGCGCGCACGACGCGCGTGCTTCGTACCGGGTCCGCTCGCTCCAGGAGTGGAACCCGTCGTCCTGA
- the rplT gene encoding 50S ribosomal protein L20, producing the protein MPRVKRGFKARRRRNRVLNLTEGYFLGRKNRYRQAVEVLRHAWEYGYVSRKLKKRDFRRLWIVRINAGARTNGTTYSRLMSSLKKANVTLDRKILSELAIHDPASFGAVVKLAGGSR; encoded by the coding sequence ATGCCGAGAGTCAAGCGTGGGTTCAAAGCCCGTCGTCGTCGTAACCGCGTCCTGAACCTGACCGAGGGGTATTTCCTTGGCAGGAAGAACCGCTACCGCCAAGCCGTCGAGGTCCTGCGCCACGCGTGGGAGTACGGCTACGTCAGCCGCAAGCTGAAGAAGCGGGATTTCCGGCGCCTCTGGATCGTCCGCATCAACGCCGGTGCCCGCACGAACGGCACGACGTACTCCCGCCTCATGAGCTCGCTCAAGAAGGCGAACGTCACGCTCGATCGGAAGATCCTGTCTGAGCTCGCCATCCACGATCCGGCGTCGTTCGGCGCGGTCGTGAAGCTCGCGGGCGGAAGCCGCTAG
- a CDS encoding ASKHA domain-containing protein has protein sequence MLVRATFEEPSSDGSPVRTTVSFHAGHSLLEVAHSRGIAINAPCGGRGSCGKCIVRVLAGNAPPTEEDRAVLSEGMIREGLRLSCRIRPRTPVTVEVQSRFDLRAAPSVTRLATGELPKIVDAAVDLGSTSVQLRTIDPATGEVLGEASVLNRQVRRGHDVMTRLTHALQGKQAREELTEDARETLRLLEGAARGRIFPEDGAIRRWVVAANSAMTTLLWGADVTSLAEAPYTPPFFDERTGPAAELGLSGETLTTFPLLGSFVGGDTAAAVLATELDRSGPPRMLIDIGTNTEIMLAHEGSLYASSTPAGPAFEGGNISVGMRAEPGAIVRVEVRDDGAIRPTTIGTVKAKGICGTGLLEVLGELVRAGIVAKDGAIASGADRITLARGVDLLQMDIRELQLAKGALRAATKLLCMTAGIRDKDLARVAVAGAFGTHLRHDVAIRLGMLPEVDPSAVVAVGNASLEGATVFARDSEAARARLADVRSRVRHVELATRDDFQDVFVASLDF, from the coding sequence ATGCTCGTCCGCGCCACCTTCGAAGAGCCGTCCAGCGACGGATCCCCCGTCCGCACCACCGTGAGCTTCCACGCTGGACATTCGCTCCTGGAAGTCGCGCATTCGCGCGGAATCGCGATCAACGCGCCCTGCGGCGGTCGGGGGTCGTGCGGAAAATGCATCGTCCGCGTGCTCGCCGGGAACGCGCCGCCGACCGAGGAGGACCGCGCGGTGCTGAGCGAAGGGATGATCCGCGAGGGCCTCCGGCTTTCGTGCCGGATCCGGCCGCGCACGCCCGTCACGGTGGAGGTGCAGAGCCGGTTCGATCTGCGCGCGGCGCCGAGCGTGACGCGGCTCGCGACCGGGGAGCTGCCGAAGATCGTGGATGCCGCGGTGGATCTTGGGTCGACGAGCGTGCAGCTCCGGACGATCGATCCGGCCACGGGGGAGGTGCTCGGCGAGGCGAGCGTACTGAACCGGCAGGTGCGTCGTGGTCACGATGTGATGACGCGGCTGACGCACGCGCTGCAAGGAAAGCAGGCGCGCGAGGAGCTGACGGAGGACGCGCGCGAGACGCTGCGGCTCCTCGAAGGTGCTGCGCGAGGGCGGATCTTTCCGGAAGACGGCGCGATCCGGCGGTGGGTCGTGGCCGCGAACAGCGCGATGACGACGCTGCTTTGGGGCGCGGACGTGACGAGCCTGGCCGAAGCGCCGTACACGCCGCCGTTCTTCGACGAACGGACCGGGCCGGCCGCGGAGCTGGGTTTGTCCGGGGAGACGCTCACGACGTTCCCGCTGCTCGGATCGTTCGTCGGCGGTGATACGGCCGCGGCGGTGCTCGCGACCGAGCTCGATCGTTCGGGGCCTCCGCGCATGCTCATCGACATCGGGACGAACACCGAGATCATGCTCGCGCACGAGGGCTCGCTCTACGCGTCGTCGACGCCCGCGGGGCCAGCGTTCGAGGGCGGAAACATTTCCGTCGGGATGCGCGCGGAGCCTGGCGCGATCGTGCGGGTCGAGGTGCGGGACGATGGGGCCATCCGCCCGACGACGATCGGGACGGTGAAGGCAAAAGGGATCTGCGGGACGGGGCTGCTCGAAGTGCTGGGCGAGCTCGTGCGCGCGGGGATCGTGGCGAAGGATGGAGCGATCGCGTCGGGCGCGGATCGGATTACGCTCGCGCGGGGCGTGGATCTCCTGCAGATGGACATCCGCGAGCTGCAGCTCGCGAAGGGCGCGCTGCGGGCCGCGACGAAGCTGCTCTGCATGACGGCGGGCATCCGGGACAAGGATCTCGCGCGGGTGGCGGTGGCAGGCGCGTTCGGGACGCATCTCCGGCACGACGTGGCGATCCGGCTCGGGATGCTGCCGGAGGTGGATCCGTCAGCGGTCGTCGCGGTGGGCAACGCTTCGCTCGAAGGAGCGACGGTGTTCGCACGAGATTCCGAGGCGGCGCGGGCGAGGCTCGCGGATGTCCGCTCGCGGGTCCGGCACGTGGAGCTCGCCACCCGCGACGATTTCCAGGATGTCTTCGTGGCGAGCCTCGATTTCTGA
- the rpmI gene encoding 50S ribosomal protein L35 produces the protein MPKMKTNRAAAKRFRVTGSGKIRRSKGGLNHCMQEKSKKRLRRLRKNDTVDTAMEGRVKLLLPYR, from the coding sequence ATGCCGAAGATGAAGACGAACCGGGCCGCCGCGAAGCGCTTTCGCGTCACTGGCTCGGGCAAGATCCGCCGGAGCAAGGGCGGCTTGAATCACTGCATGCAGGAGAAGAGCAAGAAGCGCCTTCGCCGTCTCCGCAAGAACGACACCGTCGACACTGCGATGGAGGGGCGTGTGAAGCTCCTTCTCCCCTACCGCTGA
- a CDS encoding DUF3857 domain-containing protein, with protein MARKRGALLDRATRAKARFALALTFACCAIAPTHPASAEGGTIHPDVLEASAAIASAKGPAAYTALRDLWRTWDRADPTHVEEAIVAATENKALPAPVRVYAELLGAYARRRRGDLEGALARIEKLGFVGRYMTVGPFDNDNKTGFALDYQPEAELTEAIPAGRAYEGKERAVRWRVPPTMSSYGWFDFGDILRPRESVCGYATTFVRARPGTKARKATLWMGSAGAFKLYYDGEKILEDGAYRDLDIDRLATTVTLRPTFSRITVKVCGDEEAPKFALRIGDETGKPDLDVEVRADLEASTEAAAAMKERAKTKEPKEQGRGVVGPVQAFEALTSGKSPAPAALEQYARYLAITGGDPKAEHKARDLARRAAEAEPTVPRLLLAGELAEDRNQRRAWVERASTLAKTNEEKLDVLLSEAHLARTGANWRDAVPIYERILALDPDNLGGTLGLVELSIEAGLKRTALGMLEKAVQKNPRCVSLLSALAAQLRSLGRDTEAEEVEARYAALRFDDAEFLSQKVELAVARRDAAGAERWLNRFLGVDAGSAWARGLAARTYRALGQKDRALATYQQALAMAPEDVQTLRALSDLYGEEGDRDKQLDLLRQILTIVPQAKEVREYVEHIEPKAPRADEAYAWAPEKFLPMRKEPAQGYPMRFMRNVTVTTVYPNGLASRFHQVVFQPLTDESAASARQYDFAYEADRQTVDLRAARVYRANGKIDEAIESGEGAADNPAISMYTSQRAFVVLFPRLNAGDVVELRYRVEDVAPRNEKSDYFGEIQYLQNDHPIASSEYVLITPKARRFFIRTDRLPGLVEDVKEEGDKRIYRFTGTNVPALAPEPNMPPWSEVLGTVHVSTFDTWDAVGAWYWGLAREQFDVDDEVRKRARELTKGLTDDAAKVKAIYKFATQTRYVALEFGIEGIRPRRAAQTLARGWGDCKDKATLIVTMLRELGINSTIVLLRTRMRGDIAPEPASLAPFDHAIVYVPSMDLYLDGTAEHTGSMELPVMDRAAIGLLVNEGKPKLVRLPQPPPEQSLTRRHVEVTLADGGAAQLVSDVQVTGAYAPDWRRRYLAEGTRHERASQDLASDFGPIELEKGRAGVETGDLDDVEQAVKIRARGKATSFARREGDALSVPASITPRLVAELAPSSKRTLDVTLTALTSREEEWVIKVPAGMKVRAAPTAQKLDTPFGAFHVTVEQAPGKVTVRTGLSFKKARVTPAEYEAFRSFCEAVDRAFGQRIVVGK; from the coding sequence ATGGCTCGGAAACGTGGTGCTCTCCTGGATCGCGCGACACGCGCGAAGGCACGGTTCGCCCTCGCGTTGACTTTCGCCTGCTGCGCGATCGCCCCGACGCACCCGGCGAGCGCAGAGGGCGGGACGATCCACCCCGACGTGCTCGAAGCGAGCGCCGCGATCGCCTCCGCGAAGGGCCCCGCCGCCTACACGGCGCTGCGTGATCTCTGGCGAACGTGGGATCGCGCGGATCCGACGCACGTCGAGGAAGCGATCGTCGCGGCGACGGAGAACAAGGCGCTCCCCGCGCCCGTGCGTGTCTACGCGGAGCTGCTCGGCGCCTACGCCAGGCGACGCCGCGGCGACCTCGAAGGCGCGCTCGCGCGCATCGAAAAGCTCGGGTTCGTCGGCCGATACATGACGGTCGGCCCCTTCGACAACGACAACAAGACGGGCTTCGCGCTCGACTACCAGCCCGAGGCCGAGCTCACCGAGGCCATCCCCGCGGGCCGCGCGTACGAAGGAAAGGAGCGCGCCGTGCGCTGGCGCGTGCCGCCGACGATGTCGTCGTACGGGTGGTTCGACTTCGGCGACATCCTGCGCCCGCGCGAGTCGGTCTGCGGCTACGCGACGACGTTCGTCCGCGCGCGCCCCGGCACGAAGGCGCGCAAGGCGACGCTGTGGATGGGCTCCGCGGGCGCGTTCAAGCTCTACTACGACGGCGAGAAGATCCTCGAAGACGGGGCCTATCGCGACCTCGACATTGACAGGCTCGCGACCACCGTGACGCTGCGCCCGACGTTCAGCCGCATCACGGTGAAGGTCTGCGGCGACGAGGAAGCGCCGAAGTTCGCGCTGCGCATCGGCGACGAGACCGGCAAGCCCGACCTCGACGTCGAGGTGCGCGCAGACCTCGAAGCGAGCACCGAGGCCGCCGCCGCGATGAAGGAGCGCGCGAAGACGAAGGAGCCGAAGGAGCAAGGCCGCGGTGTCGTCGGGCCCGTGCAGGCGTTCGAAGCGCTCACGTCCGGCAAGAGCCCCGCGCCCGCCGCGCTGGAGCAGTACGCGCGGTACCTCGCGATCACCGGCGGCGACCCGAAGGCCGAGCACAAGGCGCGAGACCTCGCGCGCCGCGCCGCCGAGGCCGAGCCGACGGTGCCGCGACTGCTGCTCGCCGGCGAGCTCGCCGAAGATCGAAATCAGCGGCGCGCGTGGGTCGAACGCGCGAGCACGCTCGCGAAGACGAACGAGGAGAAGCTCGACGTCCTGCTCTCCGAGGCGCACCTCGCGCGCACGGGAGCGAACTGGCGCGACGCGGTGCCGATCTACGAGCGCATCCTCGCGCTCGACCCGGACAACCTCGGCGGCACGCTCGGCCTGGTCGAGCTCTCCATCGAGGCGGGCCTCAAGCGCACCGCGCTCGGCATGCTCGAGAAGGCGGTGCAGAAGAACCCGCGTTGCGTCTCGCTCCTCTCCGCGCTCGCCGCGCAACTTCGCTCGCTCGGTCGCGACACCGAGGCCGAGGAGGTCGAGGCGCGCTACGCCGCACTGCGCTTCGACGATGCCGAATTCCTGAGCCAGAAGGTAGAGCTCGCCGTGGCGCGCCGTGATGCCGCAGGCGCGGAGCGATGGCTGAACCGCTTCCTCGGCGTCGACGCGGGCTCGGCGTGGGCGCGAGGTCTCGCGGCGCGCACGTACCGCGCCCTCGGCCAGAAGGACCGCGCGCTCGCGACGTATCAGCAAGCGCTCGCAATGGCGCCCGAGGACGTGCAGACGCTACGCGCGCTCTCCGACCTCTACGGAGAGGAAGGGGATCGCGACAAGCAGCTCGACCTCTTGCGGCAGATCCTCACGATCGTCCCGCAGGCGAAGGAGGTGCGCGAGTACGTCGAGCACATCGAGCCGAAGGCGCCGCGCGCGGACGAGGCGTACGCGTGGGCGCCCGAGAAGTTCCTTCCGATGCGGAAGGAGCCCGCGCAGGGCTACCCGATGCGCTTCATGCGCAACGTCACGGTGACGACGGTCTACCCGAACGGCCTCGCGAGCCGCTTCCACCAGGTCGTCTTCCAGCCGCTCACCGACGAGAGCGCCGCGTCCGCGCGCCAGTACGACTTCGCTTACGAGGCCGACCGCCAGACCGTTGATCTGCGCGCCGCCCGCGTCTACCGCGCGAACGGCAAGATCGATGAGGCGATCGAGAGCGGCGAGGGTGCCGCCGACAACCCCGCCATCTCGATGTACACGTCGCAGCGCGCGTTCGTCGTCCTCTTCCCGCGCCTCAACGCGGGCGACGTCGTCGAACTGCGCTACCGCGTGGAGGACGTCGCGCCGCGCAACGAGAAGTCCGACTACTTCGGCGAGATCCAGTACCTCCAGAACGACCACCCCATCGCGAGCAGCGAGTACGTCCTCATCACGCCGAAGGCGCGCCGCTTCTTCATTCGCACCGACCGTCTCCCCGGGCTCGTCGAGGACGTGAAGGAGGAGGGCGACAAGCGCATCTACCGCTTCACGGGGACAAACGTCCCGGCGCTCGCGCCCGAGCCCAACATGCCGCCCTGGTCCGAGGTGCTCGGCACGGTGCACGTCTCCACGTTCGACACGTGGGACGCGGTGGGCGCGTGGTACTGGGGCCTCGCGCGAGAGCAGTTCGACGTCGACGACGAGGTGCGCAAGCGCGCCCGCGAGCTCACGAAGGGCCTGACCGACGACGCTGCGAAGGTGAAGGCCATCTACAAGTTCGCCACGCAGACGCGCTACGTCGCGCTCGAGTTTGGCATCGAAGGCATCCGGCCGCGTCGCGCGGCGCAGACGCTCGCGCGCGGCTGGGGCGACTGCAAGGACAAGGCGACCTTGATCGTCACGATGCTGCGCGAGCTCGGCATCAACTCGACGATCGTCCTGCTCCGCACGCGCATGCGCGGCGACATCGCCCCCGAGCCCGCGAGCCTCGCGCCCTTCGATCACGCGATCGTCTACGTGCCGTCGATGGACCTCTACCTCGACGGCACGGCCGAGCACACGGGCTCGATGGAGCTGCCCGTGATGGATCGCGCGGCGATCGGCCTGCTCGTCAACGAGGGCAAACCCAAGCTCGTGCGGCTGCCGCAGCCGCCGCCGGAGCAGTCGCTCACGCGCCGCCACGTCGAGGTGACGCTCGCGGACGGCGGCGCGGCGCAGCTCGTGTCGGACGTGCAGGTGACCGGCGCGTACGCGCCCGACTGGCGCAGGCGGTACCTCGCCGAGGGCACACGCCACGAGCGCGCGTCGCAAGACCTCGCCTCGGACTTCGGTCCGATCGAGCTCGAAAAGGGCCGCGCGGGCGTGGAGACGGGCGATCTCGACGACGTCGAGCAGGCCGTGAAGATCCGTGCCCGCGGCAAGGCCACGAGCTTCGCGCGGCGCGAGGGCGATGCGCTCAGCGTGCCCGCCAGCATCACGCCGCGCCTCGTCGCCGAGCTTGCGCCTTCGTCGAAGCGCACGCTCGACGTCACGCTTACGGCGCTCACGAGCCGTGAAGAGGAGTGGGTCATCAAGGTGCCCGCGGGCATGAAGGTCCGCGCGGCGCCCACGGCGCAGAAGCTCGACACGCCCTTCGGCGCGTTCCACGTCACGGTGGAGCAAGCGCCGGGCAAGGTCACCGTGCGGACGGGCCTGTCCTTCAAGAAGGCGCGCGTCACGCCGGCCGAGTACGAGGCGTTCCGCTCCTTCTGCGAGGCCGTCGATCGCGCCTTCGGCCAGCGCATCGTGGTGGGGAAGTGA